Proteins from a single region of Callithrix jacchus isolate 240 chromosome 12, calJac240_pri, whole genome shotgun sequence:
- the NUDT13 gene encoding NAD(P)H pyrophosphatase NUDT13, mitochondrial isoform X1 yields the protein MSLYCGIAFKRKLFWCYRLLSTYVTKTRYLFELKEDDDACKKAQQTGAFYLFHGLAPLLQTSAHQYLAPQHSLFELERLLGKFGQDAQRIEDSVLIGCSEQQEAWFALDLGLDNSSSISASLPKPEMETELKGSFIELRKALFQLSAKDASLLSTAQALLRWHDAHQFCSRSGQPTKKNLAGSKRVCPSNNIIYYPQVAPVVITLVSDGTRCLLARQSSFPKGMYSALAGFCDIGESVEETVRREVAEEVGLEVESLQYCASQHWPFPNSSLMIAYHATVKPGQTEIQVNLRELETAAWFSHHEVATALKRKGPYTQQQNGTLPFWLPPKLAISHQLIKEWVEKQTSSSLPA from the exons ATGTCCCTGTATTGTGGAATAGCTttcaagagaaaattattttggtgCTATAGGCTGCTGTCAACCTATGTTACTAAGACACG GTATTTATTTGAACTGAAGGAAGACGATGATGCATGTAAAAAAGCCCAGCAAACAGGAGCATTTTACCTCTTTCATGGTCTGGCTCCTCTGCTTCAGACTTCAGCACATCAATACCTGGCCCCCCAGCATAGCCTATTTG AGTTGGAAAGGCTCCTGGGTAAATTTGGACAGGATGCACAAAGAATAGAAGATTCTGTGCTGATTGGATGCTCCGAGCAGCAGGAAGCATGGTTTGCTCTGGATCTAGGCCTGGATAACTCCTCTTCCATAAGTG cCTCCTTACCCAAACCTGAAATGGAGACAGAGCTCAAGGGGTCTTTCATTGAGCTGAGAAAGGCTCTCTTTCAACTCAGTGCAAAGGATGCCTCCTTGCTGTCCACG GCTCAAGCTCTTCTCCGCTGGCATGATGCTCATCAGTTCTGCAGCAGAAGTGGGCAGCCCACCAAGAAGAACCTGGCTGGCAGCAAGCGTGTGTGCCCTTCCAATAATATCATCTATTATCCACAG GTGGCTCCTGTGGTGATCACTCTGGTGTCAGATGGGACCCGATGCCTGCTTGCCCGCCAAAGCTCCTTTCCCAAGGGAATGTATTCTGCCTTGGCAGGTTTTTGTGATATAG GTGAAAGTGTGGAAGAGACTGTCCGTCGAGAAGTTGCAGAAGAGGTGGGATTGGAGGTGGAAAGCCTGCAGTACTGTGCATCCCAGCACTGGCCCTTTCCTAATAGCTCACTCATGATTGCTTACCATGCAACTGTGAAACCAGGGCAGACAGAA ATCCAGGTGAACTTGAGAGAATTAGAGACAGCTGCCTGGTTCAGTCATCATGAGGTAGCCACAGCCCTGAAGAGAAAGGGCCCTTATACTCAGCAACAGAATGGGACTTTGCCATTTTGGCTGCCCCCTAAGTTAGCCATCTCCCACCAACTAATTAAGGAGTGGGTGGAAAAACAGACCTCTTCTTCCCTGCCTGCTTAG
- the NUDT13 gene encoding NAD(P)H pyrophosphatase NUDT13, mitochondrial isoform X2, with amino-acid sequence MSLYCGIAFKRKLFWCYRLLSTYVTKTRYLFELKEDDDACKKAQQTGAFYLFHGLAPLLQTSAHQYLAPQHSLFELERLLGKFGQDAQRIEDSVLIGCSEQQEAWFALDLGLDNSSSISASLPKPEMETELKGSFIELRKALFQLSAKDASLLSTAQALLRWHDAHQFCSRSGQPTKKNLAGSKRVCPSNNIIYYPQVAPVVITLVSDGTRCLLARQSSFPKGMYSALAGFCDIDPGELERIRDSCLVQSS; translated from the exons ATGTCCCTGTATTGTGGAATAGCTttcaagagaaaattattttggtgCTATAGGCTGCTGTCAACCTATGTTACTAAGACACG GTATTTATTTGAACTGAAGGAAGACGATGATGCATGTAAAAAAGCCCAGCAAACAGGAGCATTTTACCTCTTTCATGGTCTGGCTCCTCTGCTTCAGACTTCAGCACATCAATACCTGGCCCCCCAGCATAGCCTATTTG AGTTGGAAAGGCTCCTGGGTAAATTTGGACAGGATGCACAAAGAATAGAAGATTCTGTGCTGATTGGATGCTCCGAGCAGCAGGAAGCATGGTTTGCTCTGGATCTAGGCCTGGATAACTCCTCTTCCATAAGTG cCTCCTTACCCAAACCTGAAATGGAGACAGAGCTCAAGGGGTCTTTCATTGAGCTGAGAAAGGCTCTCTTTCAACTCAGTGCAAAGGATGCCTCCTTGCTGTCCACG GCTCAAGCTCTTCTCCGCTGGCATGATGCTCATCAGTTCTGCAGCAGAAGTGGGCAGCCCACCAAGAAGAACCTGGCTGGCAGCAAGCGTGTGTGCCCTTCCAATAATATCATCTATTATCCACAG GTGGCTCCTGTGGTGATCACTCTGGTGTCAGATGGGACCCGATGCCTGCTTGCCCGCCAAAGCTCCTTTCCCAAGGGAATGTATTCTGCCTTGGCAGGTTTTTGTGATATAG ATCCAGGTGAACTTGAGAGAATTAGAGACAGCTGCCTGGTTCAGTCATCATGA
- the NUDT13 gene encoding NAD(P)H pyrophosphatase NUDT13, mitochondrial isoform X3: MSLYCGIAFKRKLFWCYRLLSTYVTKTRYLFELKEDDDACKKAQQTGAFYLFHGLAPLLQTSAHQYLAPQHSLFELERLLGKFGQDAQRIEDSVLIGCSEQQEAWFALDLGLDNSSSISASLPKPEMETELKGSFIELRKALFQLSAKDASLLSTAQALLRWHDAHQFCSRSGQPTKKNLAGSKRVCPSNNIIYYPQVAPVVITLVSDGTRCLLARQSSFPKGMYSALAGFCDIEKFNQ; the protein is encoded by the exons ATGTCCCTGTATTGTGGAATAGCTttcaagagaaaattattttggtgCTATAGGCTGCTGTCAACCTATGTTACTAAGACACG GTATTTATTTGAACTGAAGGAAGACGATGATGCATGTAAAAAAGCCCAGCAAACAGGAGCATTTTACCTCTTTCATGGTCTGGCTCCTCTGCTTCAGACTTCAGCACATCAATACCTGGCCCCCCAGCATAGCCTATTTG AGTTGGAAAGGCTCCTGGGTAAATTTGGACAGGATGCACAAAGAATAGAAGATTCTGTGCTGATTGGATGCTCCGAGCAGCAGGAAGCATGGTTTGCTCTGGATCTAGGCCTGGATAACTCCTCTTCCATAAGTG cCTCCTTACCCAAACCTGAAATGGAGACAGAGCTCAAGGGGTCTTTCATTGAGCTGAGAAAGGCTCTCTTTCAACTCAGTGCAAAGGATGCCTCCTTGCTGTCCACG GCTCAAGCTCTTCTCCGCTGGCATGATGCTCATCAGTTCTGCAGCAGAAGTGGGCAGCCCACCAAGAAGAACCTGGCTGGCAGCAAGCGTGTGTGCCCTTCCAATAATATCATCTATTATCCACAG GTGGCTCCTGTGGTGATCACTCTGGTGTCAGATGGGACCCGATGCCTGCTTGCCCGCCAAAGCTCCTTTCCCAAGGGAATGTATTCTGCCTTGGCAGGTTTTTGTGATATAG aaaaattcaaTCAATAG